A window of Infirmifilum lucidum contains these coding sequences:
- a CDS encoding P-loop NTPase family protein: protein MSYYACVASRLRDESLNLCDIATCAVNHWNDVEVVVSSITSLEEAEKVRSRLDRLSRVQGPCTLDNESLTVLSLVVEVFLGGLDLALLDARSLEGLQRLYELLVESGALPDERPRVWRRIIAEVRERAGKEVMVFEGGSATPVLAVFAEDITWSLGYLWPVFVEQVRGEGADSVIGEAVSAIRAGKGVEFSGPRGSGKLSLMYQTLVELSREGFTLYAGAQSIASKLVGKKVVFTPGKPRVIPAGWGGEYVQIDVNNRYTAGELEEIVRRLADWDGVSLAEPETAEVLKNSSGNPGYVETTLLYVSLSKLHGRSFVIPKSIEEAGARLKKVIPEPLLNKLAVPASLGSRCFPTSLLEVSEEEEALLDRLLLRHDAYSLYSWRSDVSREIFKKTLLSPPNIYEHVFTSESPFHAAWSTVVGAPGTARYIALAAINNISEEASIQALEAVAVLSSGTISRLLRGATAFRLGVLARAAESAGSLAVAEELVSKALGILGALGSEELRSEYASLAVKLAELRVSRFLPELALQLLDEVRVVNDETMYDVSRVKGVAYLGMGLYSDAERHLREALRYAEERELKQEYYSLRVLLVDAMLGGGRSAEAVEEVDRLVKELVRKECTLVGILYDAAVRWRQLKGRTNYAVCATLMRCGYPDLAGAYGCFEK, encoded by the coding sequence AGCAGGTTGCGGGACGAGAGCCTCAATCTATGCGATATTGCTACCTGCGCTGTAAACCACTGGAATGACGTCGAAGTTGTTGTTTCGAGTATAACCAGCCTGGAGGAAGCAGAGAAAGTGAGAAGCCGCCTAGACAGGCTATCAAGGGTTCAGGGCCCGTGCACGCTCGACAATGAATCCCTTACTGTCCTATCACTCGTAGTCGAGGTGTTCCTCGGGGGCCTCGACCTGGCCCTGCTGGACGCTAGGAGCTTAGAAGGGCTTCAACGACTATACGAGCTCCTAGTTGAGAGTGGCGCTCTACCCGACGAGAGACCTAGAGTTTGGAGGAGGATAATCGCAGAGGTAAGGGAGAGGGCCGGCAAGGAGGTTATGGTGTTCGAGGGCGGATCGGCAACACCTGTCTTAGCGGTATTCGCCGAGGATATTACATGGTCTCTCGGCTACCTGTGGCCAGTATTCGTAGAACAGGTTCGGGGGGAAGGCGCAGATAGCGTGATAGGAGAGGCGGTATCAGCTATCCGCGCAGGTAAGGGCGTAGAGTTCTCTGGGCCTCGCGGATCCGGCAAGCTCTCACTAATGTACCAAACACTAGTGGAGCTTTCAAGAGAAGGCTTTACTCTCTACGCAGGCGCGCAGAGCATTGCCTCGAAGCTCGTCGGGAAGAAGGTGGTCTTTACACCAGGTAAGCCTAGAGTTATTCCGGCTGGGTGGGGTGGTGAGTATGTCCAGATAGATGTCAACAACAGGTACACGGCTGGGGAGTTAGAGGAGATTGTGAGGAGGCTGGCAGATTGGGATGGAGTTTCGCTTGCTGAGCCAGAGACTGCTGAGGTTTTGAAGAACTCTAGCGGCAATCCGGGGTACGTCGAGACAACACTACTTTACGTCTCTCTGTCCAAGCTTCACGGCAGGAGTTTCGTTATCCCAAAGTCCATCGAGGAAGCAGGAGCGAGGCTGAAAAAGGTTATCCCTGAACCCCTACTTAACAAGCTCGCCGTCCCAGCATCCCTGGGGTCACGCTGCTTCCCCACAAGCTTGCTTGAAGTCAGTGAAGAGGAAGAGGCTCTACTGGACAGGCTGTTACTGCGTCACGACGCCTACTCCCTGTACTCCTGGAGAAGTGATGTCTCAAGAGAAATATTTAAGAAAACTCTTCTAAGCCCTCCTAACATTTACGAGCATGTTTTCACCTCCGAGTCCCCCTTCCACGCGGCGTGGTCTACTGTTGTAGGGGCTCCGGGGACGGCGAGATACATCGCACTTGCCGCCATAAATAATATATCTGAAGAGGCGAGTATCCAGGCTCTAGAAGCTGTGGCTGTTCTAAGTAGTGGTACTATATCCAGGTTGCTCAGAGGGGCGACTGCCTTCAGGCTAGGGGTTCTTGCTAGGGCCGCTGAAAGCGCGGGTAGCCTTGCTGTAGCCGAGGAGCTGGTCTCAAAGGCTCTAGGCATTCTGGGAGCACTGGGCTCTGAGGAACTCCGCTCTGAGTATGCTTCCCTCGCGGTGAAACTGGCAGAACTCCGGGTTAGCCGTTTCCTACCTGAGCTCGCTCTACAGCTTCTAGACGAAGTGAGAGTAGTGAACGATGAAACAATGTATGATGTTAGCAGGGTCAAAGGCGTTGCCTACCTTGGCATGGGACTCTACAGTGATGCTGAAAGGCACCTGCGCGAGGCACTTCGCTACGCAGAAGAGAGAGAGCTGAAACAGGAGTATTACTCCCTACGCGTTCTACTCGTTGACGCTATGCTAGGCGGGGGGCGTTCTGCCGAGGCAGTTGAGGAGGTTGACAGACTCGTCAAGGAACTCGTCAGAAAGGAGTGTACACTCGTTGGAATCCTATACGACGCCGCAGTTAGGTGGAGGCAGCTTAAGGGCAGGACTAACTACGCTGTGTGTGCGACACTCATGCGTTGCGGCTACCCTGACTTGGCCGGAGCTTACGGCTGCTTCGAGAAGTAA
- a CDS encoding galactokinase encodes MKVPAVLFEVAPKRPVLVSSAPGRVDFLNTHQDYKGLPVVPIAVNLRTYVAVLEESTLFEVESLNLREEGQEYRDRFGPEPQLLPGRWWGNYLRSCVIALERKAGVKLGKGFKALIYSEVPVGSGLSSSAALEVAFLKALDSFFNLGLSAQELAETAFYAENTVAGIPCGRLDQYASAFGGAILLYPRPPVRVEPLDIGSLDFIVVDSGIRHSVAEIHPRRQAEINQALSLLLSFQDLPPTLREKLAPDYSRARWEEITFDEVKPFLDRLPDRLAKRVAFTILMHESTMRAVDLIKSGSLSRELLAREINVQHELLRDYYDVSLPELEELRRVMMSSGAIAVKISGAGLGGSLFALTGEGVEEKVKVIDSALKAGARKGWPLKPDQGARIEYHI; translated from the coding sequence GTGAAAGTACCCGCCGTACTATTCGAAGTCGCTCCGAAGAGGCCCGTGCTCGTCTCGTCAGCCCCGGGCCGCGTCGACTTCCTGAACACCCACCAAGACTACAAGGGGCTCCCTGTTGTCCCGATAGCGGTGAACCTGAGGACATATGTCGCCGTCCTCGAGGAGTCGACTCTCTTTGAGGTTGAGAGCCTAAACTTGCGGGAAGAAGGCCAGGAGTACAGGGACAGGTTCGGCCCCGAGCCGCAGCTCCTGCCCGGGAGGTGGTGGGGGAACTACCTCAGGTCGTGTGTCATCGCACTAGAAAGGAAGGCGGGCGTCAAGCTCGGCAAGGGGTTCAAAGCACTGATCTACAGCGAGGTGCCAGTTGGCTCAGGCCTGTCGAGTAGCGCGGCGCTCGAAGTAGCCTTCCTGAAGGCACTCGACTCGTTCTTCAACCTGGGTTTATCAGCGCAGGAGCTTGCAGAGACAGCCTTCTACGCCGAGAACACTGTCGCCGGGATACCCTGCGGACGGCTGGATCAGTACGCCTCGGCATTCGGCGGAGCAATACTCCTGTATCCGAGGCCCCCCGTGCGTGTCGAGCCGCTGGACATAGGTAGTCTCGACTTCATCGTCGTCGACTCGGGGATAAGGCACAGCGTTGCAGAAATCCACCCCAGAAGGCAGGCCGAGATAAACCAGGCTCTCTCCCTGCTCCTCTCGTTCCAGGATCTGCCCCCCACGCTTAGAGAGAAACTCGCGCCAGACTACTCTAGGGCTAGGTGGGAGGAGATCACGTTCGATGAGGTGAAGCCATTCCTAGACCGCCTCCCCGACAGACTCGCCAAGCGCGTTGCGTTCACCATACTCATGCACGAGTCGACTATGCGGGCGGTAGACCTCATTAAGAGTGGGTCGCTGAGTAGGGAGCTACTGGCACGGGAAATCAATGTACAGCACGAGCTCCTCAGGGACTACTACGACGTAAGCCTACCCGAGCTGGAAGAGCTACGTAGAGTCATGATGAGCTCGGGAGCTATAGCGGTTAAGATCAGCGGTGCAGGGCTAGGTGGGAGCCTCTTCGCCCTGACAGGAGAGGGAGTAGAGGAGAAAGTAAAGGTCATAGACAGTGCGCTGAAAGCTGGAGCTAGGAAGGGCTGGCCGCTGAAGCCAGACCAGGGTGCTAGGATCGAGTACCATATCTGA
- the galT gene encoding galactose-1-phosphate uridylyltransferase: MNIVGTVELNFVEGYNELRWNPLLGCWVIVSSGRAVRPWREAEKCPFCPGSEETGYGWDVVLLDNKYPALRRDAKVSRQSLDLYRVERAYGGAKVVVETPSHEGDLDTIPAENLVKYIGILARVAEEECRDPAVEYVLPFRNKGEVIGVSLTHPHSQIYILPFVPPRVRREYEMMRQHRAERGRCLLCDVLDLEYEEGSRVLYENSGFTAFLPFFAMWPYEVHIYSRRHVESLIELSADERALLADAIKVIVAGYNTLFGFSLPYMMIFHQRPCRGYEGFHLHVEFYPVHRTADKLKYAAGIEWGGWVFTYDGLPEEKAGELRGALARAVEKMREQGYIAMGKVYSR, translated from the coding sequence ATGAATATAGTGGGCACGGTGGAATTAAACTTCGTGGAGGGCTACAACGAGTTGAGGTGGAACCCTCTTCTCGGCTGCTGGGTCATAGTGTCAAGTGGGAGAGCTGTAAGGCCCTGGCGGGAAGCTGAGAAGTGCCCCTTCTGCCCCGGGTCTGAGGAGACGGGTTACGGCTGGGACGTAGTGCTCCTGGACAACAAGTACCCAGCTTTGAGGAGGGATGCGAAAGTCTCACGCCAGAGCCTGGATCTCTACCGCGTGGAGAGAGCCTACGGCGGTGCAAAGGTCGTGGTGGAGACGCCGAGCCACGAGGGCGACCTAGACACGATCCCCGCCGAGAACCTTGTAAAGTACATTGGGATCCTAGCCAGAGTAGCCGAGGAGGAGTGCAGGGACCCCGCTGTCGAGTACGTCCTCCCATTCAGGAACAAGGGGGAAGTTATCGGCGTCTCCCTAACACACCCCCACTCCCAGATATACATCCTGCCCTTCGTCCCGCCGAGGGTCAGGCGGGAATATGAAATGATGAGACAGCATAGGGCTGAGCGCGGCAGGTGCCTGCTATGTGACGTACTAGACCTCGAGTACGAGGAGGGCTCGAGGGTGCTCTACGAGAACAGCGGGTTTACAGCCTTCCTCCCCTTCTTCGCCATGTGGCCCTATGAAGTCCACATCTACTCTAGGAGGCATGTAGAGAGCCTTATAGAGCTGAGCGCAGACGAGAGGGCTTTGCTCGCGGACGCCATTAAAGTCATTGTAGCGGGGTATAATACCCTCTTCGGCTTCAGCCTGCCGTACATGATGATCTTCCATCAGAGGCCCTGTAGGGGATACGAGGGCTTCCACTTACACGTCGAGTTCTACCCCGTCCACAGGACTGCTGATAAACTAAAGTACGCTGCAGGGATAGAGTGGGGTGGGTGGGTGTTCACGTATGATGGCTTGCCGGAGGAGAAGGCTGGAGAGCTTAGGGGGGCGCTGGCTAGAGCAGTAGAGAAAATGCGGGAGCAGGGGTACATTGCCATGGGGAAGGTCTATTCTCGGTAA
- a CDS encoding helix-turn-helix transcriptional regulator, protein MKSLHPLLLSLLLAISTLRALCSPTSLVKVEVFVDGSAHVVYTFPTNGSAVIDLRLIGQPDPNFLVLVQNERGELLTYAINETSSVMTIIAINSTQVTVDYYTQTITSKVGGRWVVNFTTPLPAVVKLPPNATLSALYVIPASIATEGQSIVLTYPAGPVKLAYILPPAVKTQPKPPPQTQPPSNASQVQQPPPQVQQEKGQPQGFSPLFYGLAAVTAAVVVAYFLLRRREAGERLSEVDVQILNILKQSGGGLFQSELASLLGLPITTVWRHVKKLESRGLVVVEKRTGRNFVKLTRTV, encoded by the coding sequence ATGAAGAGCTTACACCCGCTCCTCCTGTCTCTCCTGCTAGCTATTTCCACACTTAGAGCTCTCTGTTCTCCAACTAGCCTAGTGAAAGTTGAAGTGTTCGTGGATGGTAGTGCCCACGTTGTGTACACCTTCCCCACGAACGGATCAGCAGTCATAGACCTCCGGCTAATAGGGCAGCCAGACCCAAACTTCCTTGTGCTCGTGCAGAACGAGAGGGGGGAGCTGCTAACCTACGCTATCAACGAGACGAGCAGCGTGATGACTATCATAGCTATAAACTCGACACAAGTCACTGTCGACTACTATACTCAAACGATAACTTCAAAGGTGGGTGGCAGGTGGGTTGTCAACTTCACGACCCCTCTCCCCGCTGTCGTAAAGCTACCGCCGAACGCGACGCTCTCCGCACTCTACGTTATACCAGCAAGCATAGCCACCGAGGGGCAGAGCATAGTTCTCACGTACCCAGCTGGACCAGTCAAACTGGCATACATCCTCCCGCCGGCCGTAAAGACACAGCCCAAGCCCCCACCGCAGACACAGCCCCCCTCAAATGCGTCTCAAGTTCAGCAGCCTCCACCCCAAGTACAGCAGGAGAAAGGGCAGCCCCAGGGCTTTAGCCCGCTCTTCTACGGGCTGGCAGCGGTGACTGCTGCAGTAGTAGTAGCCTACTTCCTTCTCAGGAGGAGAGAGGCTGGAGAGAGGTTATCGGAGGTGGACGTGCAGATACTAAACATCCTCAAACAGAGCGGCGGAGGCCTCTTCCAGTCTGAGCTTGCAAGCCTACTCGGACTCCCAATAACCACTGTGTGGAGGCACGTAAAAAAGCTTGAGTCAAGGGGGCTTGTAGTCGTAGAGAAGAGAACGGGTAGGAACTTCGTGAAGCTTACAAGGACAGTCTAA
- the bgaS gene encoding beta-galactosidase BgaS: MFPKGFLWGVSMAGFQFEMGDPAGEAIDPSTDWFAWVHDRSNIKRGIVSGDLPENGIDYWHRFREDHDIAKSLGMNAYRLNVEWSRVFPKPTFNVEVEVEREEKLLKRVGIDEGDLAKLDELANKTAVEHYREVINDLREKGFYVILNLVHFTLPIWLHDPLLARASKLRRGPLGYADPRFPVEFAKFAAYVAWKFGDLVDMWSTFNEPSVVVEAGFLFRNGRFPPGLFSLDGYKRALVNIAQAHVLAYDVIKRFDRKKAYSESPSEAYVGIIHNIIPFYPLRPGSKRDVVASKFSDHLHNRWILNAVAKGWVDLDIDMRMEPSEVFEAYKGKLEWIGVNYYSRQVTRDRTSIIRILARIPAYPEMVKGYGNECQPNSQSLAGRPTSDFGWEVYPEGIAEALDIAFEYGRPVLITENGIADREDRLRPHFIALHLRVVEEYISQRKPDLRGYLHWALTDNYEWAEGFRMRFGLYAVDLETKKRIKRPSADVMATIIREGTVPDEYLKRALEVVKGVRLSL, translated from the coding sequence GTGTTCCCGAAGGGTTTCCTGTGGGGCGTTTCAATGGCGGGCTTCCAGTTCGAGATGGGGGATCCCGCCGGGGAAGCCATAGACCCCAGTACAGACTGGTTTGCGTGGGTGCACGACAGGTCGAACATTAAAAGAGGCATAGTCAGCGGGGATCTCCCCGAGAACGGCATAGACTACTGGCACAGGTTCAGGGAAGACCACGACATCGCGAAGTCCCTTGGCATGAACGCCTACAGGCTCAATGTCGAGTGGAGCAGAGTGTTCCCTAAACCCACCTTTAACGTAGAAGTTGAGGTAGAGCGGGAGGAAAAGCTACTAAAGAGAGTGGGCATCGACGAAGGCGACCTTGCAAAGCTCGACGAGCTTGCAAACAAGACGGCAGTGGAGCACTATAGGGAGGTTATAAACGACTTGAGGGAGAAGGGCTTCTACGTCATATTAAACCTCGTACATTTCACGCTCCCGATATGGCTCCACGACCCCCTACTAGCACGTGCATCAAAGCTTAGAAGAGGCCCTCTGGGGTACGCCGACCCGCGCTTCCCAGTAGAGTTTGCTAAGTTCGCCGCGTACGTGGCCTGGAAGTTTGGAGACCTAGTCGACATGTGGTCTACGTTTAACGAGCCGAGCGTAGTTGTAGAAGCAGGCTTCCTCTTTAGAAACGGGAGATTCCCACCGGGACTCTTCAGCTTGGACGGCTATAAGAGGGCACTAGTGAACATTGCACAAGCCCACGTTCTGGCGTACGATGTTATCAAGAGGTTTGACAGGAAGAAAGCCTACAGCGAGAGCCCGAGCGAGGCGTACGTGGGCATAATACACAACATAATACCCTTCTATCCACTACGACCCGGTAGTAAGCGGGACGTCGTGGCCTCAAAATTCTCGGATCACCTGCACAACCGCTGGATATTAAACGCAGTAGCGAAAGGCTGGGTAGACCTAGACATAGACATGCGCATGGAGCCGAGCGAGGTCTTCGAAGCGTACAAGGGCAAGCTCGAATGGATAGGCGTGAACTACTATTCGAGGCAAGTGACTAGGGACAGAACCAGCATCATCCGCATTCTAGCCAGGATCCCGGCCTATCCGGAGATGGTTAAAGGTTACGGTAACGAGTGCCAGCCCAACTCCCAGAGCCTTGCAGGGAGGCCTACAAGCGACTTCGGGTGGGAGGTCTACCCCGAGGGCATCGCGGAAGCCTTGGACATAGCTTTCGAGTACGGTAGGCCTGTACTCATTACAGAAAACGGGATAGCAGACAGGGAGGACAGGCTGAGGCCACACTTCATAGCACTCCACCTAAGAGTTGTTGAGGAATACATCTCCCAGAGGAAGCCAGACCTAAGAGGATACCTGCACTGGGCGCTCACAGACAACTACGAGTGGGCTGAAGGCTTCAGGATGAGGTTCGGCCTCTACGCCGTAGACCTCGAAACAAAGAAGAGGATAAAGCGGCCGAGCGCCGACGTGATGGCTACAATCATAAGAGAGGGGACAGTTCCAGACGAGTACCTCAAGAGAGCCTTAGAGGTGGTGAAGGGGGTTAGACTGTCCTTGTAA
- a CDS encoding MFS transporter, with protein sequence MHKRYRWFVVLFFVLFLTTHQADRFIISAVAPQVMDEFQVTYGQLGLVFSLTVLIAAVLYPLWGYLYDRYSRKLLAGLAAIIWGFTTIFNALSRTFAQFFATRLATGIDDAAPPGIYSLVADYFEPYERGRAMGLLNATGPLGAIIGSILALSIVGAGISWRNAFFITGPIGVLIGVLTILLVKDIPRGSSEPELEGLLKEDVYKARFSDLKKLLRNRSLLLLYLQGFWGVFPWNAITFWIITYMEKERGFTPGFVMLVMVLWLVAMTAGNIIAGYIGDMLFRLTKRGRALFGAIVVLFSAILLYLTMNSRTPEEFLVLGTLTAFEIPMAGPNVSAAITDVTEPELRASATGYLRFFENIGSAASPALTGFMAEGLSLGAAITLVGVSTWLLCFVFFMILAIIIPRDIDRLRSIIRQRAEQLRG encoded by the coding sequence ATGCATAAAAGGTACAGGTGGTTCGTAGTACTCTTCTTCGTGCTCTTCCTCACCACGCACCAAGCCGACCGCTTCATAATCTCCGCCGTGGCACCGCAGGTCATGGACGAGTTCCAAGTCACTTATGGGCAACTGGGCCTAGTGTTCTCGCTGACAGTCCTCATCGCGGCAGTCCTCTACCCCCTGTGGGGCTACCTCTACGACAGGTATTCCAGGAAGCTTCTCGCCGGATTGGCAGCTATTATATGGGGCTTTACCACGATATTCAACGCCCTAAGCAGGACATTCGCTCAGTTCTTCGCAACGAGGCTGGCCACTGGGATAGACGACGCGGCTCCGCCGGGAATATACAGCCTCGTAGCAGACTACTTCGAACCGTACGAGAGGGGGAGGGCGATGGGACTCTTGAACGCTACAGGGCCCCTGGGAGCTATTATCGGGTCGATACTAGCACTATCAATAGTCGGGGCTGGCATTTCGTGGAGGAATGCCTTCTTCATAACGGGTCCCATCGGGGTTCTCATAGGGGTTCTCACGATACTCCTCGTGAAGGACATTCCTCGTGGGAGTTCTGAGCCCGAGCTTGAAGGACTGCTCAAAGAGGATGTATACAAGGCGAGGTTCTCCGACCTTAAGAAACTGCTGAGAAATAGATCCCTTCTGCTCCTATACTTGCAGGGGTTCTGGGGCGTTTTCCCGTGGAACGCTATCACATTCTGGATCATAACGTACATGGAGAAGGAGAGAGGCTTTACGCCCGGCTTTGTGATGCTGGTAATGGTTCTGTGGCTCGTAGCGATGACAGCCGGGAACATAATCGCAGGCTACATTGGCGACATGCTCTTCCGGTTAACTAAGCGTGGGCGCGCACTCTTCGGGGCAATAGTAGTGCTGTTCTCAGCTATCCTACTATACCTAACCATGAACTCCAGGACTCCAGAAGAATTCCTGGTGCTCGGCACGCTCACAGCATTCGAAATACCCATGGCTGGCCCCAATGTCTCAGCTGCGATAACCGACGTCACTGAGCCGGAGCTAAGGGCGAGCGCTACAGGCTACCTGAGATTCTTCGAGAACATCGGTAGCGCCGCCTCCCCGGCCCTCACAGGCTTCATGGCTGAAGGTCTCTCGCTAGGCGCGGCGATCACTCTCGTAGGCGTGTCGACGTGGCTCCTCTGCTTCGTCTTCTTTATGATTCTCGCCATCATAATCCCCAGGGACATTGACAGGCTTAGGAGTATAATTAGGCAGAGGGCGGAGCAGTTGAGGGGGTGA
- a CDS encoding DUF2139 domain-containing protein, protein MEKLHVFPPRYGPEWGSGGVFGLKFYKGVLYFTVAFEAEAHFVRSGGERVYRFEQVGSLPTSGGDTYNAVDVVDDSIYFGGWVHAPARYAGRAGRGGRIYFYDKFSHVHEYSIGEDRVRLLWKEGIGHESEWAGEISNIVYDPVNDRLLLSRADGHRNLGVYALPRKGGKAEKISENPSLKGALLSDYACFDVMREWRRGVEAIQCLDLVSGKWDYFSLDYSKISVDSYPVFFAMSGPAISAYGRYFHFVRGGVLVGNPLNDEGVSFVRMFDFGLSGYGPLRTTATPLGGGVLVAFNAFTHGVLYPRNEEEREMARAMNTIVGPSVLVYITPPLARIVGALGARVTSIENAGSVVYLGTSTTANYGALDAGPVDAGWKEVLAVDVGTLLSSTPPVYFTVSGSQVLDMPWGGIPLYGYREPRLVLRSSKDNTLRVFSYDFSLPPARAEEDSISIKEGRNTIDLGAFKGIVAFQLAEEDPELKAKVVLE, encoded by the coding sequence ATGGAGAAGCTGCACGTGTTCCCGCCAAGGTATGGGCCAGAATGGGGTAGCGGTGGGGTCTTCGGGTTGAAGTTCTACAAGGGAGTCCTCTACTTTACGGTAGCGTTCGAGGCAGAGGCGCACTTCGTCAGGAGTGGCGGCGAAAGAGTATACAGGTTTGAGCAGGTCGGCAGCCTCCCTACGAGCGGTGGCGACACGTACAACGCTGTCGACGTCGTCGACGACTCGATATACTTTGGAGGGTGGGTTCATGCCCCGGCTAGGTATGCTGGCAGAGCAGGGAGAGGGGGGCGAATATACTTTTACGATAAGTTCAGCCATGTACACGAGTACAGCATTGGCGAGGATAGAGTGAGACTGTTGTGGAAGGAGGGTATTGGCCATGAGTCAGAGTGGGCTGGTGAGATATCCAATATAGTCTACGATCCTGTTAACGACAGGCTACTCCTCTCTAGGGCGGACGGCCACAGGAACCTCGGCGTGTATGCCCTGCCTAGGAAGGGCGGGAAAGCAGAGAAGATCAGCGAGAACCCGTCCCTCAAGGGGGCTCTCCTCTCCGACTACGCGTGCTTCGACGTGATGAGGGAGTGGAGGAGGGGGGTGGAAGCGATACAGTGTCTGGATCTAGTTAGCGGGAAGTGGGACTACTTTAGCCTCGACTACTCGAAAATCAGCGTGGACTCGTACCCAGTATTCTTCGCCATGAGCGGGCCTGCAATCTCAGCCTACGGGAGGTACTTCCACTTCGTGAGGGGCGGCGTGCTCGTGGGCAACCCACTAAACGACGAGGGCGTCTCATTTGTCAGGATGTTCGACTTCGGGCTCTCGGGCTACGGCCCCCTGAGGACAACTGCTACGCCCCTCGGAGGCGGCGTGCTCGTAGCGTTCAACGCCTTCACGCACGGCGTGCTTTACCCGAGGAACGAGGAAGAGAGGGAGATGGCGCGGGCAATGAATACTATTGTTGGCCCGAGTGTCCTCGTGTACATAACTCCTCCGTTAGCGCGGATAGTTGGAGCCCTCGGGGCCCGCGTGACGTCCATAGAGAACGCTGGGAGTGTAGTCTACTTGGGCACGTCCACGACTGCCAACTACGGGGCCCTAGACGCCGGCCCTGTCGACGCCGGGTGGAAGGAGGTCTTGGCCGTCGACGTGGGAACACTCCTCAGCAGTACTCCACCAGTCTACTTTACAGTCTCTGGGTCACAGGTCTTGGACATGCCCTGGGGCGGGATACCCCTTTACGGCTACAGGGAGCCGAGGCTCGTGTTGAGGAGTAGCAAGGACAACACGCTCAGGGTCTTCTCCTACGACTTCAGCCTGCCGCCTGCCAGGGCTGAGGAGGACAGCATTAGCATAAAGGAGGGGCGGAACACTATAGACCTCGGCGCCTTCAAGGGCATCGTGGCATTCCAGCTCGCGGAGGAGGATCCCGAGTTGAAGGCGAAAGTCGTCCTAGAGTAG